In the genome of Sander vitreus isolate 19-12246 chromosome 13, sanVit1, whole genome shotgun sequence, one region contains:
- the proser1 gene encoding proline and serine-rich protein 1 isoform X1: MDKKSFDIVLDEIRKCVLTDQRIKAIEQVHGYFSSEQVMEILKYFSWAEPQIKAVKALQHKMVAIPTTKVANILNCFTFSKDRLVVLELIALNISDAQNYRPVEDLFRIHLSEKKRARRILEQVCKVGCKAPVAMISSCGMIPGNPYPKGRPSLVSGTFPGIPPVKKEGEKKDDTSNNLDGKGISARIIGPFKPFPSTYNPHRPVPYPIPPCRPHATIAPSAYNNAGLVSVGGVITTSVPPPPYNSTHKVAGYARPGNLQNTTPGVNSGPLFIPHGSTPSTPVPPQASPAQPPPTTPITPVFPGMVPSHNPNAPSPSPAPSPSVIKAGPQTSSGHATPTPSSVIKAHTPSGTPCGTPVPGSGGFSPSPFHAVSRPGTPATSRSGPDPLSQTNSMGSTQQRVFSQSTDHQSGLTHPGIHPQAGNPSGSVIRSYTPCGPSTPVIPSCSTPCPSPKLSPAHSAQIQAAMAAGVLNRHTGGSSSGSNSPVPSAFKGTSRSGTPSLSSLVVPGSAQAALARSLGLSHPSGSPQVSLSSPVAISGFQALSSSPAASHYPCLSPFSSLSSSLPPSSMASSMPAMPPTTNISNHPPTSIYPGLAPNAAPGGASPFGLGLTSAPSIFQGLAPGPSPAAFAGLGVSGGHGAGSPVLSSFLGLPVASSSSVASVAPLQAAAAAAAAAAGVPSSSPVLPGFASAFSSNFQPGLSSGLQPPGSSGFPGLLSFPGVPGFSPSASPATLGGLHNPTMQSALLQAHPTSALENFPPQPNSFTTYPPGPGNPFPLQPGLHPQLGWQ, encoded by the exons ATGGACAAGAAATCATTTGATATTGTCTTGGATGAGATAAGAAAG TGCGTCCTGACCGATCAGCGGATCAAAGCCATAGAGCAGGTGCATGGATATTTCTCCAGTGAACAG GTGATGGAGATACTGAAGTATTTCTCATGGGCAGAGCCACAGATCAAAGCAGTTAAAGCTCTGCAGCAC AAAATGGTTGCAATCCCTACAACCAAAGTTGCAAATATCCTGAATTGCTTTACCTTCTCAAAGGACAGACTGGTTGTCCTGGAACTAATAGCTTT GAACATTTCAGATGCTCAAAATTATCGTCCTGTGGAGGATCTTTTCCGCATACACCTGTCTGAGAAGAAGCGGGCTCGCAGGATACTAGAGCAA GTATGTAAGGTTGGCTGCAAGGCTCCTGTAGCCATGATCTCCTCCTGTGGTATGATACCAGGAAATCCATACCCTAAAGGCAGACCCAGTCTGGTCAGTGGCACATTCCCT GGAATCCCTCCAGTGAAGAAAGAAGGCGAGAAGAAAGATGACACTTCTAACAATCTTGATGGGAAAGGAATTTCTGCTCGTATTATTGGACCATTCAAACCT TTTCCCTCAACCTACAACCCTCATCGGCCTGTGCCCTACCCTATACCACCGTGCCGACCCCATGCCACCATCGCACCAA GTGCGTACAACAACGCAGGCCTTGTTTCTGTGGGAGGGGTTATTACAACCAGTGTGCCCCCTCCCCCCTACAACTCCACCCACAAAGTAGCAG GTTACGCCAGGCCAGGCAATCTGCAGAACACCACACCTGGAGTCAACAGCGGGCCCCTCTTCATTCCTCATGGGTCCACGCCTTCTACTCCTGTCCCACCCCAGGCTTCTCCTGCTCAGCCACCTCCCACAACCCCTATAACACCAGTTTTCCCTGGCATGGTTCCCTCTCACAACCCTAAtgccccctctccctcccctgctCCATCCCCATCTGTGATTAAAGCAGGTCCACAGACCTCCAGTGGCCATGCTACACCGACACCCTCATCTGTCATTAAAGCCCACACCCCTTCAGGCACCCCTTGTGGAACTCCTGTCCCCGGCAGCGGGGGCTTCTCCCCTTCCCCTTTCCATGCCGTTTCCCGACCAGGCACCCCTGCCACCTCCCGCAGTGGCCCAGACCCCTTATCTCAGACGAACTCCATGGGCTCAACTCAGCAGAGGGTTTTTTCCCAGTCCACAGACCACCAGTCAGGTCTCACTCACCCTGGCATACACCCACAAGCAGGTAACCCCTCTGGGTCAGTGATCCGAAGTTACACCCCCTGTGGACCATCCACTCCAGTTATTCCGAGTTGTTCCACCCCGTGCCCCAGTCCCAAACTCTCCCCAGCTCATTCTGCACAGATTCAGGCTGCCATGGCAGCTGGAGTCCTCAACAGACACACTGGGGGTAGTAGCAGTGGCAGTAACAGCCCTGTGCCCTCTGCTTTCAAGGGCACCTCTCGCTCTGGCACACCATCTCTTAGCTCTCTTGTGGTTCCAGGTTCTGCCCAGGCTGCCTTGGCTCGTTCTTTGGGTCTGTCACACCCCTCAGGTTCTCCTcaagtctctctctctagtcCTGTTGCTATCAGCGGCTTCCAAGCTCTGTCCTCGAGCCCAGCAGCCTCTCATTATCCTTGCCTATCCCCCTTTTcctccctttcttcctctctccctccttcctccatgGCTTCGTCCATGCCCGCAATGCCTCCCACTACTAACATTTCTAACCATCCACCAACCTCAATCTACCCAGGCCTGGCTCCCAACGCTGCCCCAGGTGGAGCCTCCCCTTTCGGTCTGGGCCTCACCTCTGCCCCCTCCATATTCCAAGGCCTTGCGCCTGGTCCTAGCCCCGCTGCCTTCGCAGGGTTGGGAGTTTCAGGAGGGCACGGTGCTGGGAGCCCTGTGTTGTCTTCATTCCTGGGACTGCCAGTAGCCTCTTCATCCTCAGTAGCATCAGTGGCACCactgcaggcagcagcagcggcagcagcagctgcagctggaGTTCCATCATCATCGCCAGTTTTGCCAGGCTTCGCGTCTGCTTTCAGCTCCAACTTCCAGCCTGG GTTGAGCAGTGGACTACAGCCTCCAGGAAGTAGTGGGTTCCCTGGCTTGCTGTCCTTCCCTGGGGTACCAGgcttctctccctctgcttcCCCTGCTACCCTCGGTGGCCTCCACAACCCGACCATGCAGTCTGCTCTGCTgcag GCTCATCCCACATCTGCTTTGGAGAACTTTCCTCCTCAGCCCAACAGTTTCACCACCTACCCTCCAGGCCCAGGAAACCCCTTTCCCCTCCAACCAGGCCTGCACCCACAGCTGGGTTGGCAGTGA
- the stoml3b gene encoding stomatin (EPB72)-like 3b, whose translation MEMEDQMESQKRRGISKEDLISERTGSLGCVGWILVILSGIFTALLFPITIWFCLKIVQEYERAVIFRLGRITDRKAKGPGIFFVMPCTDSFVKVDLRTVSFDIPPQEILTKDSVTVSVDGVVYFRVSDPIASVANVTNADFSTRLLAQTTLRNVLGTKNLAELLSDREGIAHNMQSNLDEATDNWGIKVERVEIKDVKLPHQLQRAMAAEAEATREARAKVIAAEGEMNASRALKEASLVIAESPSGLQLRYLQTLSTIAAEKNSTIIFPLPMDIISHFMK comes from the exons ATGGAAATGGAAGACCAAATGGAAAGCCAGAAGAGAAGAGGAATAAGCAAAGAGGATTTAATAT ctgaACGGACAGGGTCTTTGGGATGCGTTGGTTGGATCCTAGTCATACTCTCTGGCATCTTCACAGCTCTTCTCTTCCCCATCACCATCTGGTTTTGTCTGAAG ATTGTTCAGGAGTATGAGCGCGCAGTTATCTTCAGACTGGGCCGCATTACAGACAGGAAGGCTAAAGGACCAG GAATTTTCTTTGTTATGCCGTGTACCGATTCCTTTGTGAAAGTGGATCTGCGAACAGTTTCATTTGACATCCCACCGCAAGAG ATCCTGACCAAAGACTCAGTTACAGTTTCTGTGGACGGAGTGGTGTACTTCCGGGTCAGTGACCCCATTGCCTCTGTGGCCAACGTGACTAATGCTGACTTCTCCACCCGTCTGCTGGCTCAAACCACCCTGAGAAATGTCCTGGGGACTAAGAACCTGGCTGAGCTCTTATCTGACCGTGAGGGCATCGCTCACAACATGCAG TCCAACCTGGATGAAGCCACAGACAACTGGGGCATCAAGGTGGAGCGTGTGGAGATTAAAGATGTGAAGCTGCCACATCAGCTGCAGAGAGCCATGGCTGCCGAAGCAGAGGCTACACGAGAGGCCAGAGCCAAG GTGATTGCAGCAGAGGGTGAGATGAATGCATCTCGTGCCCTGAAGGAGGCGTCCCTCGTGATCGCAGAGTCTCCCTCAGGCCTACAGCTTCGCTACCTGCAGACTCTCAGCACCATAGCAGCAGAGAAGAACTCCACCATAATTTTCCCCCTGCCCATGGATATCATATCTCACTTCATGAAGTGA
- the proser1 gene encoding proline and serine-rich protein 1 isoform X2, with the protein MDKKSFDIVLDEIRKCVLTDQRIKAIEQVHGYFSSEQVMEILKYFSWAEPQIKAVKALQHKMVAIPTTKVANILNCFTFSKDRLVVLELIALNISDAQNYRPVEDLFRIHLSEKKRARRILEQVCKVGCKAPVAMISSCGMIPGNPYPKGRPSLVSGTFPGIPPVKKEGEKKDDTSNNLDGKGISARIIGPFKPFPSTYNPHRPVPYPIPPCRPHATIAPSYARPGNLQNTTPGVNSGPLFIPHGSTPSTPVPPQASPAQPPPTTPITPVFPGMVPSHNPNAPSPSPAPSPSVIKAGPQTSSGHATPTPSSVIKAHTPSGTPCGTPVPGSGGFSPSPFHAVSRPGTPATSRSGPDPLSQTNSMGSTQQRVFSQSTDHQSGLTHPGIHPQAGNPSGSVIRSYTPCGPSTPVIPSCSTPCPSPKLSPAHSAQIQAAMAAGVLNRHTGGSSSGSNSPVPSAFKGTSRSGTPSLSSLVVPGSAQAALARSLGLSHPSGSPQVSLSSPVAISGFQALSSSPAASHYPCLSPFSSLSSSLPPSSMASSMPAMPPTTNISNHPPTSIYPGLAPNAAPGGASPFGLGLTSAPSIFQGLAPGPSPAAFAGLGVSGGHGAGSPVLSSFLGLPVASSSSVASVAPLQAAAAAAAAAAGVPSSSPVLPGFASAFSSNFQPGLSSGLQPPGSSGFPGLLSFPGVPGFSPSASPATLGGLHNPTMQSALLQAHPTSALENFPPQPNSFTTYPPGPGNPFPLQPGLHPQLGWQ; encoded by the exons ATGGACAAGAAATCATTTGATATTGTCTTGGATGAGATAAGAAAG TGCGTCCTGACCGATCAGCGGATCAAAGCCATAGAGCAGGTGCATGGATATTTCTCCAGTGAACAG GTGATGGAGATACTGAAGTATTTCTCATGGGCAGAGCCACAGATCAAAGCAGTTAAAGCTCTGCAGCAC AAAATGGTTGCAATCCCTACAACCAAAGTTGCAAATATCCTGAATTGCTTTACCTTCTCAAAGGACAGACTGGTTGTCCTGGAACTAATAGCTTT GAACATTTCAGATGCTCAAAATTATCGTCCTGTGGAGGATCTTTTCCGCATACACCTGTCTGAGAAGAAGCGGGCTCGCAGGATACTAGAGCAA GTATGTAAGGTTGGCTGCAAGGCTCCTGTAGCCATGATCTCCTCCTGTGGTATGATACCAGGAAATCCATACCCTAAAGGCAGACCCAGTCTGGTCAGTGGCACATTCCCT GGAATCCCTCCAGTGAAGAAAGAAGGCGAGAAGAAAGATGACACTTCTAACAATCTTGATGGGAAAGGAATTTCTGCTCGTATTATTGGACCATTCAAACCT TTTCCCTCAACCTACAACCCTCATCGGCCTGTGCCCTACCCTATACCACCGTGCCGACCCCATGCCACCATCGCACCAA GTTACGCCAGGCCAGGCAATCTGCAGAACACCACACCTGGAGTCAACAGCGGGCCCCTCTTCATTCCTCATGGGTCCACGCCTTCTACTCCTGTCCCACCCCAGGCTTCTCCTGCTCAGCCACCTCCCACAACCCCTATAACACCAGTTTTCCCTGGCATGGTTCCCTCTCACAACCCTAAtgccccctctccctcccctgctCCATCCCCATCTGTGATTAAAGCAGGTCCACAGACCTCCAGTGGCCATGCTACACCGACACCCTCATCTGTCATTAAAGCCCACACCCCTTCAGGCACCCCTTGTGGAACTCCTGTCCCCGGCAGCGGGGGCTTCTCCCCTTCCCCTTTCCATGCCGTTTCCCGACCAGGCACCCCTGCCACCTCCCGCAGTGGCCCAGACCCCTTATCTCAGACGAACTCCATGGGCTCAACTCAGCAGAGGGTTTTTTCCCAGTCCACAGACCACCAGTCAGGTCTCACTCACCCTGGCATACACCCACAAGCAGGTAACCCCTCTGGGTCAGTGATCCGAAGTTACACCCCCTGTGGACCATCCACTCCAGTTATTCCGAGTTGTTCCACCCCGTGCCCCAGTCCCAAACTCTCCCCAGCTCATTCTGCACAGATTCAGGCTGCCATGGCAGCTGGAGTCCTCAACAGACACACTGGGGGTAGTAGCAGTGGCAGTAACAGCCCTGTGCCCTCTGCTTTCAAGGGCACCTCTCGCTCTGGCACACCATCTCTTAGCTCTCTTGTGGTTCCAGGTTCTGCCCAGGCTGCCTTGGCTCGTTCTTTGGGTCTGTCACACCCCTCAGGTTCTCCTcaagtctctctctctagtcCTGTTGCTATCAGCGGCTTCCAAGCTCTGTCCTCGAGCCCAGCAGCCTCTCATTATCCTTGCCTATCCCCCTTTTcctccctttcttcctctctccctccttcctccatgGCTTCGTCCATGCCCGCAATGCCTCCCACTACTAACATTTCTAACCATCCACCAACCTCAATCTACCCAGGCCTGGCTCCCAACGCTGCCCCAGGTGGAGCCTCCCCTTTCGGTCTGGGCCTCACCTCTGCCCCCTCCATATTCCAAGGCCTTGCGCCTGGTCCTAGCCCCGCTGCCTTCGCAGGGTTGGGAGTTTCAGGAGGGCACGGTGCTGGGAGCCCTGTGTTGTCTTCATTCCTGGGACTGCCAGTAGCCTCTTCATCCTCAGTAGCATCAGTGGCACCactgcaggcagcagcagcggcagcagcagctgcagctggaGTTCCATCATCATCGCCAGTTTTGCCAGGCTTCGCGTCTGCTTTCAGCTCCAACTTCCAGCCTGG GTTGAGCAGTGGACTACAGCCTCCAGGAAGTAGTGGGTTCCCTGGCTTGCTGTCCTTCCCTGGGGTACCAGgcttctctccctctgcttcCCCTGCTACCCTCGGTGGCCTCCACAACCCGACCATGCAGTCTGCTCTGCTgcag GCTCATCCCACATCTGCTTTGGAGAACTTTCCTCCTCAGCCCAACAGTTTCACCACCTACCCTCCAGGCCCAGGAAACCCCTTTCCCCTCCAACCAGGCCTGCACCCACAGCTGGGTTGGCAGTGA
- the proser1 gene encoding uncharacterized protein proser1 isoform X3 — MDKKSFDIVLDEIRKCVLTDQRIKAIEQVHGYFSSEQVMEILKYFSWAEPQIKAVKALQHKMVAIPTTKVANILNCFTFSKDRLVVLELIALNISDAQNYRPVEDLFRIHLSEKKRARRILEQVCKVGCKAPVAMISSCGMIPGNPYPKGRPSLVSGTFPGIPPVKKEGEKKDDTSNNLDGKGISARIIGPFKPFPSTYNPHRPVPYPIPPCRPHATIAPSAYNNAGLVSVGGVITTSVPPPPYNSTHKVAGYARPGNLQNTTPGVNSGPLFIPHGSTPSTPVPPQASPAQPPPTTPITPVFPGMVPSHNPNAPSPSPAPSPSVIKAGPQTSSGHATPTPSSVIKAHTPSGTPCGTPVPGSGGFSPSPFHAVSRPGTPATSRSGPDPLSQTNSMGSTQQRVFSQSTDHQSGLTHPGIHPQAGNPSGSVIRSYTPCGPSTPVIPSCSTPCPSPKLSPAHSAQIQAAMAAGVLNRHTGGSSSGSNSPVPSAFKGTSRSGTPSLSSLVVPGSAQAALARSLGLSHPSGSPQVSLSSPVAISGFQALSSSPAASHYPCLSPFSSLSSSLPPSSMASSMPAMPPTTNISNHPPTSIYPGLAPNAAPGGASPFGLGLTSAPSIFQGLAPGPSPAAFAGLGVSGGHGAGSPVLSSFLGLPVASSSSVASVAPLQAAAAAAAAAAGVPSSSPVLPGFASAFSSNFQPGVCILCDKG, encoded by the exons ATGGACAAGAAATCATTTGATATTGTCTTGGATGAGATAAGAAAG TGCGTCCTGACCGATCAGCGGATCAAAGCCATAGAGCAGGTGCATGGATATTTCTCCAGTGAACAG GTGATGGAGATACTGAAGTATTTCTCATGGGCAGAGCCACAGATCAAAGCAGTTAAAGCTCTGCAGCAC AAAATGGTTGCAATCCCTACAACCAAAGTTGCAAATATCCTGAATTGCTTTACCTTCTCAAAGGACAGACTGGTTGTCCTGGAACTAATAGCTTT GAACATTTCAGATGCTCAAAATTATCGTCCTGTGGAGGATCTTTTCCGCATACACCTGTCTGAGAAGAAGCGGGCTCGCAGGATACTAGAGCAA GTATGTAAGGTTGGCTGCAAGGCTCCTGTAGCCATGATCTCCTCCTGTGGTATGATACCAGGAAATCCATACCCTAAAGGCAGACCCAGTCTGGTCAGTGGCACATTCCCT GGAATCCCTCCAGTGAAGAAAGAAGGCGAGAAGAAAGATGACACTTCTAACAATCTTGATGGGAAAGGAATTTCTGCTCGTATTATTGGACCATTCAAACCT TTTCCCTCAACCTACAACCCTCATCGGCCTGTGCCCTACCCTATACCACCGTGCCGACCCCATGCCACCATCGCACCAA GTGCGTACAACAACGCAGGCCTTGTTTCTGTGGGAGGGGTTATTACAACCAGTGTGCCCCCTCCCCCCTACAACTCCACCCACAAAGTAGCAG GTTACGCCAGGCCAGGCAATCTGCAGAACACCACACCTGGAGTCAACAGCGGGCCCCTCTTCATTCCTCATGGGTCCACGCCTTCTACTCCTGTCCCACCCCAGGCTTCTCCTGCTCAGCCACCTCCCACAACCCCTATAACACCAGTTTTCCCTGGCATGGTTCCCTCTCACAACCCTAAtgccccctctccctcccctgctCCATCCCCATCTGTGATTAAAGCAGGTCCACAGACCTCCAGTGGCCATGCTACACCGACACCCTCATCTGTCATTAAAGCCCACACCCCTTCAGGCACCCCTTGTGGAACTCCTGTCCCCGGCAGCGGGGGCTTCTCCCCTTCCCCTTTCCATGCCGTTTCCCGACCAGGCACCCCTGCCACCTCCCGCAGTGGCCCAGACCCCTTATCTCAGACGAACTCCATGGGCTCAACTCAGCAGAGGGTTTTTTCCCAGTCCACAGACCACCAGTCAGGTCTCACTCACCCTGGCATACACCCACAAGCAGGTAACCCCTCTGGGTCAGTGATCCGAAGTTACACCCCCTGTGGACCATCCACTCCAGTTATTCCGAGTTGTTCCACCCCGTGCCCCAGTCCCAAACTCTCCCCAGCTCATTCTGCACAGATTCAGGCTGCCATGGCAGCTGGAGTCCTCAACAGACACACTGGGGGTAGTAGCAGTGGCAGTAACAGCCCTGTGCCCTCTGCTTTCAAGGGCACCTCTCGCTCTGGCACACCATCTCTTAGCTCTCTTGTGGTTCCAGGTTCTGCCCAGGCTGCCTTGGCTCGTTCTTTGGGTCTGTCACACCCCTCAGGTTCTCCTcaagtctctctctctagtcCTGTTGCTATCAGCGGCTTCCAAGCTCTGTCCTCGAGCCCAGCAGCCTCTCATTATCCTTGCCTATCCCCCTTTTcctccctttcttcctctctccctccttcctccatgGCTTCGTCCATGCCCGCAATGCCTCCCACTACTAACATTTCTAACCATCCACCAACCTCAATCTACCCAGGCCTGGCTCCCAACGCTGCCCCAGGTGGAGCCTCCCCTTTCGGTCTGGGCCTCACCTCTGCCCCCTCCATATTCCAAGGCCTTGCGCCTGGTCCTAGCCCCGCTGCCTTCGCAGGGTTGGGAGTTTCAGGAGGGCACGGTGCTGGGAGCCCTGTGTTGTCTTCATTCCTGGGACTGCCAGTAGCCTCTTCATCCTCAGTAGCATCAGTGGCACCactgcaggcagcagcagcggcagcagcagctgcagctggaGTTCCATCATCATCGCCAGTTTTGCCAGGCTTCGCGTCTGCTTTCAGCTCCAACTTCCAGCCTGG CGTGTGTATTCTGTGTGATAAAGGTTGA